A part of Nerophis lumbriciformis linkage group LG25, RoL_Nlum_v2.1, whole genome shotgun sequence genomic DNA contains:
- the alkbh5 gene encoding RNA demethylase ALKBH5, producing the protein MAASGYADLREKLRSMPPHKDEHETSNGSGRKRRHRESDDDECERSDDSADLRELEAQRVKSSILQKNIFTPEECSLIEEKIDQVVAKGEAGQYRDHTVDRAPLRNKYFFGEGYTYGAQLEKRGPGQERLYRKGEVDDIPGWVHELVIRRLVASGVVPEGFVNSAVINDYQPGGCIVSHVDPLHIFARPIVSVSFFSDSALCFGCRFQFKPIRVSEPVFVLPVRRGSVTVLSGYAADDITHCIRPQDIKERRAVIILRKTRPDAPRLDSDSPLSSPPTERAAPLKAKRSHRKADPDAAHRPRVLEMDKEENRRPPSLGQRRHGVTSDEHRKREHDDDKPRESSARKVKMRRQ; encoded by the exons ATGGCCGCCAGCGGTTACGCCGACCTGCGGGAGAAGCTGAGGTCGATGCCGCCGCACAAAGACGAGCACGAGACGAGTAACGGGAGCGGGCGGAAGCGCCGGCACCGCGAGTCCGACGACGACGAGTGCGAGCGCAGCGACGACAGCGCCGACCTCCGGGAGCTGGAAGCCCAGCGGGTGAAGAGCAGCATCCTGCAGAAGAACATCTTCACGCCGGAGGAGTGCAGCCTCATCGAGGAGAAGATCGACCAGGTGGTGGCCAAAGGGGAGGCCGGACAGTACCGGGATCACACCGTGGACCGGGCGCCGCTGCGCAACAAGTACTTCTTCGGCGAGGGCTACACGTACGGCGCCCAGCTGGAGAAGCGCGGGCCGGGCCAGGAGCGGCTGTACCGCAAAGGCGAGGTGGACGACATCCCCGGCTGGGTGCACGAGCTGGTCATCCGGCGGCTGGTGGCCAGCGGCGTCGTCCCGGAGGGCTTCGTCAACAGCGCGGTCATCAACGACTACCAGCCCGGGGGCTGCATCGTGTCGCACGTCGACCCCTTGCACATCTTCGCGCGGCCCATCGTGTCCGTGTCCTTCTTCAGCGACAGCGCGCTCTGCTTCGGATGCCGCTTCCAGTTCAAGCCCATCAGGGTGTCCGAGCCGGTCTTTGTGCTGCCGGTGCGGAGAGGCAGTGTCACGGTCCTCAG TGGTTATGCTGCTGATGACATCACCCACTGTATCAGACCCCAGGACATCAAGGAGAGGCGTGCGGTCATCATCCTTAGGAA GACCAGACCCGACGCCCCCAGACTTGACTCCGACAGCCCTTTGAGCTCCCCTCCCACAGAGCGAGCCGCCCCCCTCAAAGCCAAGCGCTCTCATCGCAAAGCGGACCCCGACGCCGCTCACAG GCCCAGAGTCCTGGAGATGGACAAGGAGGAGAACCGGCGTCCGCCGTCTTTGGGTCAGCGACGCCACGGCGTCACCTCGGACGAGCACAGGAAGCGAGAGCACGACGACGACAAACCCAGAGAGAGTTCGGCGCGCAAAGTGAAAATGAGACGGCAGTGA